One stretch of Punica granatum isolate Tunisia-2019 chromosome 5, ASM765513v2, whole genome shotgun sequence DNA includes these proteins:
- the LOC116208875 gene encoding uncharacterized protein LOC116208875: MEIIGSRKLMISMAFLMAIILLHGASTAHANDVRPNLNYETCFKECLFMDGCKTLGPKDSKMCTSQCKEMCRHHLRARAPSPSVGNPGPASVHSNSVVSGSDDVGERTVMQSGRL; the protein is encoded by the exons ATGGAGATCATTGGAAGCAGAAAGCTCATGATTTCAATGGCGTTTCTCATGGCTATTATTTTGTTGCACGGAGCTTCAACTGCGCATGCCAATGATGTGCGACCGAATCTCAACTACGAGACATGCTTCAAGGAGTGTTTGTTCATGGACGGGTGCAAAACACTAGGCCCCAAAGACTCCAAAATGTGCACATCACAGTGCAAGGAGATGTGCCGTCACCATCTCCGAGCCAGGGCCCCGTCTCCCTCTGTTGGTAATCCTGGTCCGGCCTCTGTTCATTCCAATAGCGTCGTTTCAG gtTCTGATGATGTAGGAGAGAGAACTGTGATGCAGTCTGGGAGGCTTTAA
- the LOC116208890 gene encoding uncharacterized protein LOC116208890, which translates to MEIIGSRKLMISMAFLMAIILLHGASTAHANEVRPNLNYETCFKECLFMDGCKTLGPKDSKMCTSQCKEMCRHHLRARAPSPSVGNPGPASVHSNSVVSGSDDVGERTLMQSGRL; encoded by the exons ATGGAGATCATTGGAAGCAGAAAGCTCATGATTTCAATGGCGTTTCTCATGGCTATTATTTTGTTGCACGGAGCTTCAACTGCGCATGCCAATGAGGTGCGACCGAATCTCAACTACGAGACATGCTTCAAGGAGTGTTTGTTCATGGACGGGTGCAAAACACTAGGCCCCAAAGACTCCAAAATGTGCACATCACAGTGCAAGGAGATGTGCCGTCACCATCTCCGAGCCAGGGCCCCGTCTCCCTCTGTTGGTAATCCTGGTCCGGCCTCTGTTCATTCCAATAGCGTCGTTTCAG gtTCTGATGATGTAGGAGAGAGAACTCTGATGCAGTCTGGGAGGCTTTAA